Proteins encoded within one genomic window of Mycolicibacterium aubagnense:
- a CDS encoding TetR/AcrR family transcriptional regulator, which yields MAQQNAPSSAKADGRKRRWHQHKVDRRNELVDGTLEAVRRRGSNVSMDEIAAEIGVSKTVLYRYFVDKNDLTTAVMMRFAQTTLIPNMASAMSSNLDGFELTREIIRVYVDTVAAEPEIYPFVFANSSASKSKAIADSEQIIARMLAVVLRRRMAHAGMDTGGVDAFAFHTVGGVQLATHSWMSNRRMKPEQLIDYLTMLSWSALRGIVEVGGSLDEFNAQPHPSPTIPTHLLH from the coding sequence GTGGCACAGCAAAACGCACCTTCGTCGGCAAAAGCCGACGGGCGTAAACGACGCTGGCATCAACACAAGGTCGATCGCCGCAATGAGCTGGTGGACGGCACGCTCGAAGCCGTCCGGCGCCGCGGCAGCAACGTCAGCATGGACGAGATCGCGGCTGAGATCGGCGTGTCGAAGACCGTCCTGTACCGCTACTTCGTCGACAAGAACGATCTGACCACCGCAGTGATGATGCGCTTCGCGCAAACCACGCTGATCCCCAACATGGCGTCGGCGATGTCGTCGAATCTTGACGGTTTCGAACTCACCCGGGAGATCATCCGGGTCTACGTCGATACTGTCGCCGCCGAGCCAGAGATCTACCCGTTCGTCTTCGCCAACAGCTCGGCGAGCAAGAGCAAGGCCATCGCCGACTCGGAACAGATCATCGCGCGGATGCTCGCGGTCGTGCTGCGCCGACGGATGGCGCACGCCGGCATGGACACCGGCGGCGTCGACGCGTTCGCGTTCCACACCGTCGGCGGCGTGCAGCTGGCCACCCACTCGTGGATGTCGAATCGCCGGATGAAGCCCGAGCAACTCATCGACTACCTGACCATGTTGTCGTGGAGTGCGCTGCGCGGCATCGTCGAAGTGGGCGGGTCACTCGATGAATTCAACGCGCAACCGCATCCGTCCCCGACCATCCCGACGCATCTGCTTCACTGA
- a CDS encoding polyphosphate kinase 2 family protein, which translates to MTADLPSLWTHEPHKHLEFKPGLRVGDINPDATPGFRGSKPDAPDLQIERNERFAELQEMLYASSRSGDTRSILLVLQGMDTAGKGGIVKHVVGAGNPQGIRYASFGKPTAEELSHHYLWRIRNALPPGGHIGVFDRSHYEDVLIVRVRDLVPPSVWEGRYDEINAFERELVDAGTTIIKVAMFVSLDEQKKRLAERLDRPDKYWKYNPGDIDERLGWPKYQEAYQAVLDRTSTDYAPWHVVPCNRKWYSRLAITELLIEALERLQLSWPAADFDVEAEKIRLESA; encoded by the coding sequence GTGACCGCCGATCTGCCGTCGTTGTGGACCCACGAGCCGCACAAGCACCTGGAGTTCAAACCCGGCCTTCGCGTCGGCGACATCAACCCGGACGCCACGCCCGGATTCCGCGGCAGCAAGCCCGACGCCCCGGATCTACAGATCGAACGCAACGAGCGGTTCGCCGAACTGCAGGAGATGCTGTACGCGAGCAGCCGGTCCGGCGATACCCGTTCGATACTGCTGGTGCTGCAGGGCATGGATACCGCGGGCAAGGGTGGCATCGTCAAACACGTTGTGGGAGCTGGTAATCCGCAAGGGATTCGGTACGCCAGCTTCGGAAAGCCCACCGCAGAAGAGCTTTCGCACCACTATCTGTGGCGTATCCGCAACGCCCTGCCTCCCGGCGGGCACATCGGCGTCTTCGACCGGTCGCACTACGAGGACGTGTTGATCGTGCGAGTGCGCGACCTCGTGCCGCCGTCGGTGTGGGAAGGCCGGTACGACGAAATCAACGCCTTCGAGCGCGAACTCGTCGACGCCGGGACGACGATCATCAAAGTCGCGATGTTCGTGTCGCTGGACGAGCAGAAGAAGCGACTCGCGGAGCGACTCGACCGGCCGGACAAGTACTGGAAGTACAACCCCGGCGACATCGACGAGCGGCTGGGGTGGCCCAAGTACCAGGAGGCCTACCAGGCCGTGCTGGACCGCACCTCCACCGATTACGCGCCGTGGCACGTCGTGCCGTGCAACCGGAAGTGGTACTCCCGGCTGGCCATCACCGAGCTGCTGATCGAAGCACTCGAACGGCTCCAACTGTCCTGGCCTGCAGCAGATTTCGACGTCGAGGCGGAGAAGATTCGACTGGAGTCTGCTTAG
- a CDS encoding cyclopropane mycolic acid synthase family methyltransferase gives MSQADIDLTPHYEESQSIYDISNEFFALWLGPTMGYTCGYYEREDMTLEESQNAKFDLALGKLDLKPGMTLLDIGCGWGGALERAITQFDVNVIGITLSKEQSEYARARLAKIDTNRSIEIRMQGWEEFDEPVDRIVSIGAFEAFKQERYPIFFERAYNILPENGGRMLLHTILAHTQQFFRENGIKLTISDLKFMKFIGDVIFPGGQLPAVEDIEQLAAGSGFTLERIHLLRPHYARTLDMWAANLAANKDEAIAMQGQEVYDRYMKYLTGCADFFRRGITNIGQFTLVK, from the coding sequence ATGTCACAAGCCGACATCGATTTGACCCCCCATTACGAGGAGTCGCAGTCGATCTACGACATCTCGAACGAGTTCTTCGCGCTGTGGCTCGGACCGACCATGGGATACACCTGTGGTTACTACGAGCGCGAGGACATGACGCTCGAAGAGTCGCAGAACGCCAAGTTCGACTTGGCGCTGGGCAAGCTCGACCTCAAGCCGGGCATGACCCTGCTCGACATCGGCTGTGGCTGGGGCGGCGCGCTGGAGCGGGCCATCACCCAGTTCGACGTGAACGTCATCGGAATCACCCTGAGCAAGGAACAGTCGGAGTACGCCCGCGCGCGACTGGCCAAGATCGACACCAACCGCAGCATCGAGATCCGGATGCAGGGCTGGGAAGAGTTCGACGAGCCCGTCGACCGCATCGTCTCGATCGGCGCCTTCGAGGCCTTCAAGCAGGAGCGCTACCCGATCTTCTTCGAGCGTGCGTACAACATCCTGCCGGAGAACGGCGGCCGCATGCTGCTGCACACGATCCTGGCGCACACCCAGCAGTTCTTCCGTGAGAACGGCATCAAGCTGACCATCAGCGACCTGAAGTTCATGAAGTTCATCGGCGACGTGATCTTCCCCGGCGGGCAGCTGCCGGCAGTCGAGGACATCGAGCAGCTCGCCGCCGGCTCGGGCTTCACCCTGGAGCGCATCCACCTGCTGCGGCCGCACTACGCGCGCACGCTGGACATGTGGGCGGCGAACCTGGCGGCCAACAAGGACGAGGCCATCGCCATGCAGGGCCAGGAGGTCTACGACCGCTACATGAAGTATCTGACCGGTTGCGCCGACTTCTTCCGCCGCGGCATCACCAACATCGGCCAGTTCACGCTGGTCAAGTAA
- a CDS encoding 3-hydroxybutyryl-CoA dehydrogenase — MSNAIERVGVIGAGQMGGGIAEVCIKAGAQVLAFEPTEALTTAGRERITKSLDNAVKKGKLSEADRDAALGRLSFTNDLADMADRQLVIEAIVEDANVKAKVFSQLDEIITDPDAVLASNTSSIPIMRIAAATKNPSRVLGLHFFNPVPVLPLVELISSVTTAPEAAARVETFAAEVLGKKVVRAADRSGFVVNFLLVPYLLAAIRMAESGFATVEDIDTAVVAGLSHPMGPLKLADLVGLDTMKLIADSMYDEYKEPLYAAPPLLLRMVEAGQLGRKSGKGFYTY, encoded by the coding sequence GTGAGCAACGCAATCGAACGAGTCGGCGTCATCGGGGCCGGGCAGATGGGCGGCGGTATCGCCGAGGTCTGCATCAAGGCCGGCGCGCAGGTCCTGGCGTTCGAGCCGACCGAGGCGCTGACCACCGCCGGCCGGGAGCGGATCACCAAGTCGCTGGACAACGCCGTCAAGAAGGGCAAACTGTCCGAGGCCGATCGCGACGCCGCGCTGGGCCGCCTGAGCTTCACCAACGACCTGGCCGATATGGCCGACCGTCAGCTCGTCATCGAAGCCATCGTCGAAGATGCCAACGTCAAGGCGAAGGTTTTCTCTCAGCTTGACGAGATCATCACCGACCCCGACGCGGTGCTGGCATCGAACACGTCGTCCATCCCGATCATGCGCATCGCCGCCGCGACCAAGAACCCGAGCCGCGTACTCGGTCTGCACTTCTTCAACCCGGTGCCGGTGCTGCCTCTGGTCGAGCTCATCTCCTCGGTGACGACCGCCCCGGAAGCCGCCGCCCGCGTCGAGACGTTCGCGGCCGAGGTGCTGGGTAAGAAGGTTGTGCGTGCGGCGGATCGCTCGGGCTTTGTTGTGAACTTCCTGCTGGTTCCCTACCTGCTGGCGGCCATCCGCATGGCCGAGTCGGGCTTCGCTACGGTCGAGGACATCGACACCGCGGTCGTCGCCGGGCTGTCGCACCCGATGGGCCCGCTGAAGCTCGCCGACCTGGTGGGCCTGGACACCATGAAGTTGATCGCGGACTCTATGTACGACGAGTACAAAGAGCCGCTGTACGCTGCGCCGCCGCTGTTGCTGCGTATGGTTGAGGCCGGCCAGCTCGGCAGGAAGTCGGGCAAGGGCTTTTACACCTATTGA
- the aceA gene encoding isocitrate lyase: protein MSNVGQPRTAAEIQQDWDTNPRWKGITRDYTAAQVEELQGSVVEENTLARRGAEILWEGVTKGDGSYINALGALTGNMAVQQVRAGLKAIYLSGWQVAGDANLSGHTYPDQSLYPANSVPAVVRRINNALLRADEIARVEGDKSVDNWLVPIVADGEAGFGGALNVYELQKAMIAAGAAGTHWEDQLASEKKCGHLGGKVLIPTQQHIRTLTSARLAADVANTPTVVIARTDAEAATLITSDVDDRDKPFVTGERTSEGFYNIQKGIEPCIARAKAYAPYADMIWMETGVPDLQVARKFAEAVKAEFPDQLLSYNCSPSFNWKQALDDSTIAKFQKELGAMGFTFQFITLAGFHALNYSMFDLAYGYAREGMTAYVDLQEREFAAEARGYTATKHQREVGAGYFDKIATTVDPNTSTAALKGSTEEGQFH from the coding sequence ATGTCGAACGTCGGTCAGCCACGTACCGCCGCTGAGATTCAGCAGGACTGGGACACCAACCCCCGCTGGAAGGGCATCACCCGCGACTACACCGCAGCTCAGGTTGAGGAGCTGCAGGGCAGTGTCGTCGAGGAGAACACCCTCGCGCGGCGTGGCGCCGAGATCCTGTGGGAAGGCGTCACCAAGGGCGACGGCTCCTACATCAACGCGCTGGGCGCCCTGACCGGCAACATGGCCGTGCAGCAGGTCCGCGCCGGCCTCAAGGCCATCTACCTCTCGGGTTGGCAGGTCGCCGGTGACGCGAACCTCTCGGGCCACACCTACCCGGACCAGAGCCTGTACCCCGCCAACTCGGTGCCGGCCGTCGTCCGTCGCATCAACAACGCCCTGCTGCGCGCCGACGAGATCGCCCGCGTCGAGGGTGACAAGAGCGTCGACAACTGGCTGGTGCCGATCGTCGCCGACGGTGAGGCCGGCTTCGGTGGCGCGCTGAACGTCTACGAACTGCAGAAGGCCATGATCGCCGCGGGTGCCGCCGGTACCCACTGGGAGGACCAGCTGGCTTCGGAGAAGAAGTGTGGCCACCTCGGTGGCAAGGTGCTGATCCCGACCCAGCAGCACATCCGCACCCTGACCTCGGCTCGCCTGGCCGCTGACGTCGCGAACACCCCCACCGTCGTCATCGCCCGTACCGACGCCGAGGCCGCCACCCTGATCACCTCGGACGTGGACGACCGCGACAAGCCGTTCGTCACCGGCGAGCGCACCTCTGAAGGCTTCTACAACATCCAGAAGGGCATCGAGCCCTGCATCGCGCGTGCCAAGGCCTACGCCCCTTACGCCGACATGATCTGGATGGAAACCGGTGTGCCGGACCTGCAGGTCGCCCGTAAGTTCGCCGAGGCCGTCAAGGCCGAGTTCCCGGACCAGCTGCTGTCCTACAACTGCAGCCCGTCCTTCAACTGGAAGCAGGCGCTGGACGACTCGACCATCGCCAAGTTCCAGAAGGAACTGGGTGCCATGGGCTTCACGTTCCAGTTCATCACCCTGGCCGGCTTCCACGCCCTGAACTACTCCATGTTCGACCTGGCCTACGGCTACGCCCGCGAGGGCATGACCGCCTACGTCGACCTGCAGGAGCGCGAGTTCGCGGCCGAGGCCCGTGGCTACACCGCCACCAAGCACCAGCGTGAGGTCGGCGCCGGTTACTTCGACAAGATCGCCACCACCGTGGACCCGAACACCTCGACCGCAGCTCTGAAGGGCTCGACCGAAGAGGGTCAGTTCCACTAA
- a CDS encoding acyl-[acyl-carrier-protein] thioesterase, with translation MMPVPEGHPDVYDTGWPLRMADVDRNGRLRFDGACRHIQDIGQDQLRQMGYEDVHPAWVVRRTMVDVIRPIEGSEILRLRRWCSGTSSRWCEMRVRIDGRKGGLIESEAFWININLDTQGPARIADDFVAGLKRTASTDRLRWKGYLKAGAREDALRIVDFPVRVSDIDLFDHMNNSVYWSVVEDYLQTYRPELLEAPLRVTIEHDAAVALGERLEIITHEYPAGSTEKFGPELCDRSVTTLTYVVGDEVKAVACLFAL, from the coding sequence ATGATGCCGGTCCCGGAGGGGCATCCCGACGTGTACGACACGGGTTGGCCGCTGCGGATGGCCGACGTCGATCGGAACGGCCGGCTGCGGTTCGACGGCGCGTGCCGGCACATCCAGGACATCGGCCAGGACCAGCTGCGCCAGATGGGCTACGAAGACGTCCACCCCGCGTGGGTCGTCCGGCGCACGATGGTGGATGTGATCCGCCCCATCGAGGGCAGCGAGATCCTGCGCCTGCGGCGCTGGTGTTCGGGTACGTCGAGCCGGTGGTGTGAGATGCGCGTGCGGATCGACGGCCGCAAGGGCGGCCTCATCGAATCAGAGGCATTCTGGATCAACATCAACCTCGATACGCAGGGACCGGCCCGCATCGCGGACGATTTCGTCGCCGGGCTCAAGCGGACCGCCTCCACCGACCGGCTGCGGTGGAAGGGCTACCTGAAGGCCGGCGCTCGCGAAGACGCGCTTCGGATCGTGGACTTCCCGGTCCGGGTCAGCGACATCGACCTGTTCGACCACATGAACAACTCCGTCTACTGGTCGGTGGTCGAGGATTACCTGCAGACCTACCGGCCCGAGCTGCTCGAGGCGCCGCTGCGGGTGACCATCGAGCACGACGCCGCGGTGGCCCTGGGGGAGCGGTTGGAGATCATCACGCACGAGTACCCCGCCGGATCGACCGAGAAATTCGGTCCAGAGCTGTGTGACCGCAGTGTTACAACGCTCACATATGTGGTCGGTGACGAGGTCAAAGCCGTCGCGTGCCTGTTCGCGCTCTGA
- the ramB gene encoding acetate metabolism transcriptional regulator RamB, whose product MAKTFVGSRVRQLRGERGFSQAALAQMLDISPSYLNQIEHDVRPLSVAVLLRITEVFGVDATFFASQDDTRLVAELREALMDRDLGVDVDIPEIADLVSSHPTMARAMVDLHRRYRLSTAQLAAATEDRFSDGSGTGAITMPHEEVRDYFYTRQNYLHELDTAAEEFILRMHMRRSELSRELAERLSRVHHVRIVQRLELGDNVLHRYDPETRTLEIGGHLSSGQYVFKLAAELAYLEFGDLLESLVAEGNFTSDESVKLARMGLANYFAAAAVLPYGQFHAVAEEFRYDVERLSAYHSVSYETIAHRLSTLQRPSMRGVPLSFVRVDRAGNMSKRQSATGFHFSSSGGTCPLWNVYETFANPGKVLVQIAQMPDGRNYMWVARTVERRAARYGQPGKTFAIGLGCELRHANRLVYSEGLDLSGGAATPIGSGCRVCERDNCPQRAFPALGRELDLDEHRSTVTPYVVKRVNQ is encoded by the coding sequence ATGGCGAAGACTTTTGTTGGCTCGCGGGTGCGTCAGCTCCGGGGCGAACGCGGCTTCAGCCAGGCCGCACTGGCCCAGATGCTCGACATCTCGCCCAGCTACCTCAACCAGATCGAGCACGACGTCCGGCCCCTGAGCGTGGCCGTGCTACTCCGCATCACCGAGGTGTTCGGGGTCGATGCGACGTTCTTCGCCTCCCAGGACGACACCCGCCTGGTCGCCGAGTTGCGCGAAGCACTGATGGATCGGGACCTGGGCGTCGACGTCGACATCCCGGAGATCGCCGACCTGGTCAGCTCCCACCCGACGATGGCCCGCGCGATGGTCGATCTACACCGTCGCTACCGGTTGTCGACTGCCCAGCTGGCCGCCGCCACCGAAGACCGGTTCTCCGACGGCAGCGGCACCGGGGCCATCACCATGCCGCACGAAGAGGTGCGCGACTACTTCTACACGCGGCAGAACTACCTCCACGAACTCGACACCGCGGCCGAGGAGTTCATCCTCCGCATGCACATGCGGAGGTCCGAGCTGTCCCGCGAGCTGGCCGAGCGGCTGAGCCGCGTGCACCACGTGCGCATCGTGCAGCGGCTCGAGCTCGGTGACAACGTGCTGCACCGCTACGACCCCGAGACCAGGACGCTGGAGATCGGCGGCCACCTGTCCTCAGGGCAGTACGTGTTCAAGTTGGCCGCCGAGCTGGCCTATCTGGAATTCGGCGACCTGCTGGAAAGTCTGGTGGCCGAGGGCAATTTCACCAGCGACGAGTCGGTGAAACTGGCCCGCATGGGGCTGGCCAACTACTTTGCCGCCGCCGCGGTGCTGCCCTACGGCCAATTCCATGCCGTCGCAGAGGAATTCCGCTACGACGTCGAGCGGCTGTCGGCGTACCACTCGGTGAGTTACGAGACCATCGCACATCGGCTGTCGACGCTGCAGCGGCCGTCGATGCGCGGTGTGCCGCTGTCGTTCGTCCGGGTCGACCGGGCCGGGAACATGTCGAAACGCCAGTCCGCCACCGGTTTTCACTTCTCCTCATCGGGCGGCACCTGCCCCCTCTGGAATGTCTACGAGACATTCGCGAACCCCGGCAAGGTGCTGGTGCAGATCGCCCAGATGCCCGACGGGCGCAACTACATGTGGGTGGCGCGCACCGTGGAACGACGGGCCGCGCGGTACGGCCAACCCGGCAAGACGTTCGCCATCGGGCTGGGTTGCGAACTGCGCCATGCCAATCGGCTGGTCTACTCTGAAGGCCTGGATCTGTCCGGCGGAGCCGCGACGCCCATCGGCTCGGGCTGCCGGGTGTGCGAGCGGGACAACTGCCCGCAGCGGGCGTTCCCCGCACTGGGCCGGGAACTGGACCTCGACGAACACCGCAGCACCGTGACGCCGTATGTGGTGAAGCGGGTAAATCAGTGA
- a CDS encoding phosphatase PAP2 family protein, which yields MFTEHSPFLKEGVPPRTKVAIGIALVATFMCALQITAMLCGFRGPLERLLGDYVGTPAGFTVPWAALVVALVAVPRQYRLPAAATALGLDVAFVAGRDFLGLHSAMGSGALVVLTGLGVFALLRWTGPERDTALKGVATGLLLVLATKAGDAWLTITSLTRPTVLDEFAARADVALGQPSWVMGQLVQHHSVLYFVLHWVYLELSAAATVVAIYQLRNVTTGGRWPRHFVVRTFLVLGLIGPLIYLMFPLVGPTYAFGSAGGGFQVGDCWPALLPPVDGAAVPIGFDRSTPRNCMPSLHTAWALAVFIHSRSGPRWLRIGGTCWLVGTLAATLGFGFHYGVDLVVGAALCLTVESALREPVRPGVHARLRLIAGGAAIIVGLMLCVRYLSELMAQYPIMFGLLIVGAFATLVYGFYATFFSRPGTPAPAIEQLPGEASESPAL from the coding sequence GTGTTCACCGAACATTCACCCTTTCTTAAGGAGGGTGTACCGCCCCGGACGAAGGTCGCGATCGGCATTGCGCTGGTCGCGACGTTCATGTGCGCGCTGCAGATCACGGCGATGCTGTGCGGATTCCGGGGTCCACTTGAGCGCTTGCTCGGCGATTACGTCGGAACTCCGGCGGGATTCACGGTGCCGTGGGCGGCCCTGGTGGTGGCTCTGGTCGCGGTACCGCGGCAGTACCGGCTGCCGGCTGCGGCCACTGCACTGGGGCTCGACGTGGCCTTTGTCGCCGGGCGGGATTTTCTCGGCCTGCATTCAGCGATGGGCAGCGGCGCCCTGGTCGTGCTCACTGGGCTGGGTGTATTTGCCCTGCTGAGGTGGACAGGCCCGGAGCGTGACACCGCCTTGAAAGGCGTGGCCACCGGTCTGCTGCTCGTTCTGGCCACCAAGGCCGGTGACGCCTGGCTGACGATCACGTCGTTGACGCGCCCTACCGTGCTCGACGAATTCGCGGCGCGAGCCGATGTTGCCTTGGGACAGCCGTCGTGGGTGATGGGCCAGTTGGTCCAGCACCATTCGGTGCTCTACTTCGTACTGCACTGGGTGTATCTCGAACTCTCCGCCGCCGCGACCGTGGTGGCCATCTATCAGTTGCGGAACGTGACCACCGGTGGCCGGTGGCCGCGGCACTTCGTCGTCCGGACCTTCTTGGTGCTCGGTCTGATCGGCCCGTTGATCTATCTGATGTTCCCCTTGGTGGGGCCCACCTACGCGTTCGGTTCGGCCGGTGGCGGATTTCAGGTCGGCGACTGCTGGCCGGCGCTGTTGCCGCCGGTCGACGGGGCGGCGGTGCCCATCGGGTTCGACAGGTCGACTCCGCGCAACTGCATGCCGTCGCTGCATACGGCATGGGCACTGGCCGTGTTCATCCATTCCCGCTCGGGTCCGCGGTGGCTACGTATCGGCGGCACCTGTTGGCTGGTGGGCACCCTGGCCGCGACCCTGGGCTTCGGGTTCCACTACGGCGTCGACCTGGTGGTCGGTGCGGCGTTGTGCCTCACGGTGGAATCGGCTCTGCGGGAACCCGTTCGGCCGGGTGTCCATGCCCGACTCCGGCTGATCGCCGGTGGTGCGGCCATCATCGTCGGCCTGATGTTGTGTGTTCGCTACCTGTCCGAATTGATGGCGCAGTACCCGATCATGTTCGGGCTGCTCATCGTTGGCGCGTTCGCGACGCTGGTCTACGGCTTCTACGCAACGTTCTTCTCGCGACCGGGCACACCCGCGCCGGCGATCGAGCAACTGCCCGGCGAAGCGTCAGAAAGTCCAGCTCTGTGA
- a CDS encoding carboxymuconolactone decarboxylase family protein — translation MASPVPDSGIVNTIEPARIEPGGFRELGPLNWVIAKIGARTIRAPRFTLFNVLGQHHLLFLTFLPYSGMLLGRSKLGLKDAELVILRVGHLRGSEYELQQHRRLARSRGVDAETQARIFEGPDAEGLTDRQRVLITATDEFVITRSVSDQTWKSLASYLDRKQLIEFCLLAAQYDGLAATIATLRVPLDFPD, via the coding sequence ATGGCCTCGCCTGTGCCAGACTCGGGAATTGTGAACACCATCGAGCCGGCCCGCATCGAACCCGGCGGCTTCCGTGAACTCGGCCCGCTCAACTGGGTCATCGCCAAGATCGGCGCCAGGACCATCCGGGCCCCGAGGTTCACCCTCTTCAACGTCCTCGGCCAGCATCATCTGCTGTTCCTGACGTTCCTGCCCTACTCGGGCATGCTGCTGGGCCGCAGCAAGCTGGGGCTCAAGGACGCCGAGCTGGTGATCCTGCGCGTCGGGCATCTGCGCGGCAGCGAGTACGAGCTGCAGCAGCACCGCCGCCTCGCCCGCAGCCGCGGCGTCGACGCCGAGACGCAGGCCCGGATTTTCGAAGGCCCGGACGCCGAGGGCCTCACCGACCGGCAGCGCGTCCTGATCACCGCCACCGACGAGTTCGTCATCACCCGCTCGGTGTCCGACCAGACGTGGAAGTCGCTGGCGTCCTACCTCGATCGCAAACAGCTCATCGAATTCTGCCTGCTGGCAGCGCAATACGACGGGCTGGCAGCGACCATCGCGACGCTGCGGGTGCCGCTCGACTTCCCGGACTAG
- the lpdA gene encoding dihydrolipoyl dehydrogenase, producing MTHYDVVVLGAGPGGYVAAIRAAQLGLTTAIVEPKYWGGVCLNVGCIPSKALLRNAELAHIFNKEAKTFGITGEASFDFGAAFDRSRKVAEGRVAGVHFLMKKNKITELDGYGTFTGPNSMRVALNAGGTEDVTFANAIIATGSSVRLVPGTSLSENVVTYEKQIMTRELPGSIIIAGAGAIGMEFAYVLKNYGVDVTIVEFLPRALPNEDAEVSKEIEKQYKKLGVKILTGTKVESITDGGSEVTVVVSKDGATQELKADKVLQAIGFGPNVEGYGLETAGVALTDRGAIAIDDYMRTNVPHIYAIGDVTAKLMLAHVAEAMGVVAAETIAGAETMALGDYRMMPRATFCQPQVASFGLTEEQAKAEGYDIKVAKFPFTANGKAHGLADPTGFVKLIADAKYGELIGGHLIGPDVSELLPELTLAQKWDLTVNELARNVHTHPTLSEALQEAIHGLAGHMINF from the coding sequence GTGACTCACTATGACGTCGTCGTTCTCGGAGCCGGTCCCGGCGGATATGTCGCCGCCATTCGCGCAGCCCAGCTGGGGCTGACCACCGCCATCGTCGAACCGAAGTACTGGGGCGGCGTCTGTCTGAACGTGGGATGCATCCCATCCAAGGCCCTGCTGCGCAATGCGGAGCTGGCGCACATCTTCAACAAGGAAGCCAAGACGTTCGGCATCACGGGCGAAGCCAGCTTCGACTTCGGCGCGGCATTCGACCGCAGCCGCAAGGTCGCCGAGGGCCGCGTCGCCGGCGTGCACTTCCTGATGAAGAAGAACAAGATCACCGAGCTGGACGGCTACGGCACCTTCACCGGCCCCAACTCGATGCGCGTCGCACTGAACGCCGGTGGCACCGAAGACGTCACCTTCGCCAACGCGATCATCGCCACCGGCTCGTCGGTGCGGCTGGTGCCCGGCACCTCGCTGAGCGAGAACGTCGTCACCTACGAGAAGCAGATCATGACGCGGGAGCTCCCCGGCTCGATCATCATCGCCGGCGCTGGTGCCATCGGCATGGAGTTCGCGTATGTCCTGAAGAACTACGGCGTCGACGTGACCATCGTCGAGTTCCTGCCGCGTGCGCTGCCCAACGAGGATGCCGAGGTCTCCAAGGAGATCGAGAAGCAGTACAAGAAGCTGGGCGTCAAGATCCTCACCGGCACCAAGGTCGAGTCGATCACCGACGGCGGCTCGGAGGTGACCGTCGTCGTCAGCAAGGACGGTGCGACCCAGGAGCTCAAGGCCGACAAGGTGTTGCAGGCCATCGGCTTCGGCCCCAACGTCGAGGGCTACGGCCTGGAGACGGCGGGTGTCGCACTCACCGACCGCGGCGCCATCGCGATCGACGACTACATGCGCACCAACGTGCCGCACATCTACGCGATCGGTGACGTCACCGCCAAGTTGATGCTGGCGCACGTGGCCGAGGCGATGGGCGTCGTGGCCGCCGAGACCATCGCCGGTGCCGAGACCATGGCGTTGGGTGACTACCGGATGATGCCGCGCGCCACGTTCTGCCAGCCACAGGTCGCGAGCTTCGGGCTCACCGAGGAGCAGGCCAAGGCCGAGGGCTACGACATCAAGGTCGCCAAGTTCCCGTTCACCGCCAACGGCAAAGCGCACGGCCTGGCCGATCCGACCGGCTTCGTGAAGCTGATCGCCGACGCCAAGTACGGCGAGCTGATCGGTGGCCACCTGATCGGACCCGATGTGTCCGAGCTGCTGCCCGAGCTCACGCTGGCCCAGAAGTGGGATCTGACCGTCAACGAGCTGGCTCGCAACGTGCATACGCACCCGACACTGTCGGAGGCGCTGCAGGAGGCCATCCACGGCCTGGCCGGCCACATGATCAACTTCTAG